One window of the Klebsiella oxytoca genome contains the following:
- the rutG gene encoding pyrimidine utilization transport protein G → MALFDFPRWQLTSPSAASGVVAPDERLSVGQTVVMGVQHAVAMFGATVLMPILMGLDPNLSILMSGVGTLLFFLVIGGRVPSYLGSSAAFVGVVIAVTGFNGQGLNPHLSVALGGIIICGLVYTLIGLVVMKIGTRWIERLMPPVVTGAVVMAIGLNLAPIAVRSVSATPFDGWMAVLTVLCIGLVAVFTRGMLQRLLILVGLIVACVLYALLANVFGLGKALDFSLLEQAAWFGLPQMTTPTFNSQAMMLIAPVAVILVAENLGHLKAVAGMTGRNMDPYMGRAFVGDGLATMLSGSVGGSGVTTYAENIGVMAVTKVYSTLVFVAAALIAMLLGFSPKFGALIHTIPGPVIGGASIVVFGLIAVAGARIWVQNRVDLSQNSNLIMVAVTLVLGAGDFALSLGGFTLGGIGTATFGAILLHALLNRRPREAGQTNVTTV, encoded by the coding sequence ATGGCTCTCTTCGATTTTCCTCGCTGGCAGTTAACCTCCCCTTCCGCCGCCTCCGGCGTCGTGGCCCCCGATGAGCGGCTGTCGGTCGGGCAAACCGTGGTGATGGGCGTTCAGCACGCGGTAGCGATGTTTGGCGCGACCGTCCTGATGCCAATTCTGATGGGACTGGATCCCAACCTGTCGATTCTGATGTCCGGCGTCGGCACCCTGCTGTTCTTTCTGGTCATCGGCGGACGCGTGCCGAGCTATCTTGGCTCCAGCGCCGCTTTTGTCGGCGTGGTGATCGCCGTCACCGGCTTCAACGGCCAGGGGCTTAACCCGCACCTCAGCGTTGCGCTGGGCGGCATTATTATCTGCGGTCTGGTTTATACCCTGATAGGCCTGGTGGTGATGAAAATCGGCACCCGCTGGATTGAACGGCTGATGCCGCCGGTAGTCACCGGCGCGGTGGTGATGGCGATAGGCCTTAATCTGGCCCCTATTGCGGTGCGCAGCGTATCGGCGACGCCGTTCGACGGCTGGATGGCGGTATTGACGGTGCTGTGCATCGGGCTGGTGGCGGTGTTTACCCGCGGGATGCTGCAGCGGCTGCTGATCCTCGTGGGGCTGATTGTCGCCTGCGTGCTTTACGCCCTGCTGGCTAATGTCTTCGGTCTGGGCAAGGCGCTGGATTTTAGTCTGCTTGAACAGGCGGCCTGGTTTGGCTTACCGCAGATGACTACCCCAACGTTTAATAGCCAGGCGATGATGCTGATAGCACCCGTCGCGGTGATTCTGGTGGCGGAAAACCTCGGCCATCTGAAGGCGGTTGCGGGAATGACCGGGCGCAATATGGACCCGTATATGGGGCGCGCGTTCGTCGGCGATGGACTGGCCACGATGCTCTCCGGATCGGTCGGCGGCAGCGGCGTCACTACCTACGCAGAGAATATCGGCGTGATGGCGGTCACCAAAGTGTACTCAACGCTGGTGTTCGTTGCGGCGGCGCTGATAGCGATGCTGCTCGGCTTTTCGCCGAAATTCGGTGCGCTGATCCACACGATTCCCGGGCCGGTTATCGGCGGCGCATCGATTGTGGTGTTCGGTCTGATCGCCGTCGCGGGCGCGCGGATTTGGGTACAAAACCGGGTGGATTTAAGCCAGAACAGTAATCTGATCATGGTGGCGGTAACGCTGGTGCTGGGAGCGGGTGATTTTGCCCTCTCGCTTGGCGGCTTTACCCTCGGTGGGATCGGTACGGCCACTTTCGGCGCTATTTTGCTGCACGCTCTGCTTAACCGCCGTCCGCGTGAGGCCGGGCAAACCAACGTCACTACCGTATAA
- the wrbA gene encoding NAD(P)H:quinone oxidoreductase, whose amino-acid sequence MAKILVLYYSMYGHIETMAHAVAEGANKVDGVEVVVKRVPETMQAEVFAKAGGKTQNAPVATPQELAEYDAIIFGTPTRFGNMSGQMRTFLDQTGGLWASGALYGKLASVFSSTGTGGGQEQTITSTWTTLAHHGMIIVPIGYGAQELFDVSQVRGGTPYGATTIAGGDGSRQPSEEELAIARYQGQHVAGLAVKLHG is encoded by the coding sequence ATGGCTAAGATTCTGGTGCTTTATTATTCAATGTACGGACACATCGAGACCATGGCGCATGCCGTCGCCGAAGGAGCCAACAAAGTAGATGGCGTTGAAGTGGTCGTGAAGCGCGTGCCGGAAACCATGCAGGCAGAAGTTTTTGCTAAAGCAGGCGGGAAAACGCAAAACGCCCCCGTTGCTACGCCGCAGGAGCTGGCAGAGTATGACGCCATCATCTTTGGCACTCCTACCCGATTTGGCAACATGTCCGGACAAATGCGCACCTTCCTCGATCAGACCGGCGGCCTGTGGGCATCCGGCGCACTCTACGGCAAGCTGGCCAGCGTTTTCAGCTCAACCGGTACCGGCGGCGGCCAGGAACAAACCATCACCTCAACCTGGACGACTCTTGCCCACCACGGGATGATTATTGTGCCGATTGGTTACGGCGCCCAGGAGCTGTTTGATGTCTCACAGGTTCGCGGCGGCACGCCATACGGCGCCACCACCATTGCCGGCGGCGACGGTTCGCGTCAGCCAAGCGAAGAAGAATTAGCGATTGCCCGCTATCAGGGGCAACACGTCGCGGGTCTGGCGGTTAAATTACACGGTTAA
- the rutA gene encoding pyrimidine utilization protein A, whose product MKIGVFVPIGNNGWLISTHAPQYMPTFELNKAIVQKAEHYHFDFALSMIKLRGFGGKTEFWDHNLESFTLMAGLAAVTSRIQIYATAATLTLPPAIVARMASTIDSISSGRFGVNLVTGWQKPEYEQMGIWPGDDYFASRYDYLTEYVQVLRDLWGTGRSDFKGDYFTMNDCRVSPQPSQPMKVICAGQSDAGMAFSARHADYNFCFGKGVNTPAAFAPTAARMLQAAEKTGRDVGSYVLFMVIADETDEAARAKWEHYKAGADDEALAWLTEQSQKDTRSGSDTNVRQMADPTSAVNINMGTLVGSYANVARMLDEVAAVPGTDGVLLTFDDFLIGIEAFGQRIQPLMRCRDHIATMTQEVA is encoded by the coding sequence ATGAAAATTGGTGTCTTCGTTCCGATTGGTAATAACGGCTGGTTGATTTCCACCCATGCTCCCCAGTACATGCCGACTTTTGAGCTCAATAAGGCCATCGTGCAAAAAGCCGAGCACTACCATTTTGATTTCGCGCTGTCGATGATCAAACTGCGCGGCTTCGGCGGCAAAACTGAATTCTGGGATCATAATCTGGAGTCCTTCACCCTGATGGCCGGACTGGCCGCCGTGACTTCACGCATCCAGATCTACGCCACCGCCGCCACCCTGACCTTGCCCCCGGCGATCGTCGCCCGCATGGCCTCAACCATTGACTCGATCTCCAGCGGCCGCTTTGGCGTCAACCTGGTCACCGGCTGGCAAAAGCCGGAGTACGAGCAGATGGGCATCTGGCCTGGCGATGACTACTTCGCCAGCCGCTACGACTATCTCACCGAGTATGTCCAGGTTCTGCGCGACCTGTGGGGAACCGGGCGTAGCGACTTCAAAGGCGACTACTTCACCATGAACGACTGCCGGGTCAGCCCGCAGCCGTCGCAGCCGATGAAGGTGATTTGCGCCGGACAAAGCGATGCCGGGATGGCGTTCTCCGCCCGGCACGCTGACTATAACTTCTGCTTCGGTAAAGGCGTCAACACCCCTGCCGCCTTTGCCCCCACCGCCGCCCGCATGCTGCAGGCGGCGGAAAAAACCGGCCGCGACGTCGGCTCATACGTGCTGTTTATGGTCATTGCCGATGAAACCGACGAGGCAGCCCGCGCCAAATGGGAGCACTACAAAGCCGGCGCGGATGACGAAGCGCTGGCATGGCTGACTGAACAGAGCCAGAAAGACACCCGCTCCGGCAGCGACACTAACGTGCGTCAGATGGCCGATCCCACCTCGGCGGTCAATATCAATATGGGCACCCTTGTCGGCTCCTACGCCAATGTCGCCCGTATGCTCGACGAAGTGGCGGCGGTTCCCGGCACCGACGGCGTGCTGCTGACGTTTGATGATTTCCTTATCGGTATCGAAGCCTTTGGCCAGCGCATTCAGCCGCTGATGCGCTGCCGCGACCATATCGCCACTATGACTCAAGAGGTTGCCTGA
- the rutD gene encoding pyrimidine utilization protein D — translation MMKLNISPAPYPGAPVVVLSAGLGGTGVYWLAQRTALEAQYQLVSYDHNGTGENGGPLPTGYSMATMAQELRAALEEAGITRCTLVGHALGALIGLQLALDFPETVSALVLVNGWLTLSPHTRRCFQVRERLLHAGGAQAWVEAQPLFLYPAEWMASRLPRLEAEEALAISHFQGKDNLLKRLNALRQADFSRRAAAISCPTLIISAADDLLVPASCSRALQAAIAGSQLVEMAWGGHACNVTDTATFNPILCDGLAAMLPVAQENL, via the coding sequence ATGATGAAGCTGAATATCTCCCCGGCGCCTTATCCGGGCGCGCCGGTGGTGGTTCTGAGCGCCGGGCTCGGCGGCACGGGTGTCTACTGGCTGGCGCAGCGTACGGCGCTGGAAGCGCAGTATCAGCTGGTGAGCTACGACCATAACGGTACCGGCGAAAACGGCGGCCCGCTGCCTACCGGTTACAGCATGGCGACCATGGCGCAGGAGCTCCGTGCGGCGCTGGAGGAGGCGGGAATAACACGTTGTACCCTGGTCGGTCACGCGCTGGGCGCGCTGATTGGCCTCCAGCTGGCGCTGGACTTCCCCGAAACGGTGAGCGCCCTGGTGCTGGTGAACGGCTGGCTGACCCTCTCCCCGCATACCCGCCGCTGTTTCCAGGTACGCGAACGCCTGCTGCACGCGGGCGGCGCGCAGGCATGGGTCGAAGCGCAGCCGCTGTTTCTCTACCCGGCGGAGTGGATGGCCTCGCGCCTGCCGCGCCTTGAGGCCGAAGAGGCGCTCGCCATCAGCCATTTTCAGGGCAAAGATAATCTGTTGAAACGGCTTAATGCCCTCAGGCAGGCCGACTTTTCGCGCCGGGCAGCGGCCATATCCTGCCCGACGCTGATTATCAGCGCCGCCGACGATCTGCTGGTACCGGCCTCCTGTTCCCGCGCGCTGCAGGCGGCAATTGCGGGCAGTCAACTGGTAGAAATGGCCTGGGGAGGCCACGCCTGCAACGTCACCGACACCGCCACCTTTAACCCCATTTTATGCGACGGGCTGGCCGCCATGCTGCCGGTCGCTCAGGAGAATCTATGA
- the rutC gene encoding pyrimidine utilization protein C: MPKQVIIPPGTTTPIAPFVPGTLADGVVYVSGTLPFDKQNNVVYIGDPKAQTRHVLETIRSVIETAGGSMADVTFNSIFITDWKNYAAINEVYAEFFPGDKPARFCIQCGLVKPDALVEIATVAHIGKPA; this comes from the coding sequence ATGCCTAAACAAGTGATTATTCCGCCGGGTACCACCACGCCTATCGCGCCGTTTGTCCCCGGCACGCTGGCTGACGGCGTGGTTTACGTCTCCGGCACCCTGCCGTTTGATAAGCAAAACAACGTGGTGTATATCGGCGACCCAAAGGCGCAAACCCGCCACGTGCTGGAAACTATCAGGAGCGTTATCGAGACGGCGGGGGGCAGCATGGCGGACGTGACCTTCAACAGCATCTTTATCACCGACTGGAAAAACTACGCCGCGATTAACGAGGTTTACGCTGAATTCTTTCCCGGCGACAAACCGGCGCGTTTCTGCATTCAGTGCGGACTGGTGAAGCCCGATGCGCTGGTAGAGATAGCGACCGTCGCCCATATCGGGAAACCGGCATGA
- the rutF gene encoding NADH-dependent FMN reductase RutF, whose product MSLADKQSFRDAMAHVGAAVNIITTDGPAGRAGFTASAVCSVTDAPPTLLVCLNRSASVWPIFSQHQTLCVNTLAAGQERLSNVFGGKTPMVERFAAADWQTGATGCPRLKDALASFDCRISQIVSVGTHDILFCEVAAIVRHPEPRGLMWFERGYHTLMRPAC is encoded by the coding sequence ATGTCTCTTGCCGATAAACAAAGCTTTCGCGACGCCATGGCCCACGTCGGCGCGGCGGTTAACATTATTACCACCGATGGTCCCGCAGGCCGCGCGGGGTTTACCGCCAGCGCGGTCTGCAGCGTCACCGACGCGCCGCCCACGCTGCTGGTCTGCCTGAATCGCTCCGCCTCGGTGTGGCCGATCTTCAGCCAGCACCAGACGCTGTGCGTCAATACCCTGGCGGCCGGTCAGGAAAGACTCTCGAACGTATTCGGCGGCAAAACGCCGATGGTGGAGCGCTTCGCCGCCGCCGACTGGCAAACCGGCGCAACCGGCTGCCCGCGCCTGAAAGATGCGCTGGCCAGCTTCGACTGCCGTATCAGCCAGATAGTCAGCGTCGGGACGCACGACATTCTGTTTTGTGAGGTGGCGGCAATTGTTCGCCATCCGGAACCGCGTGGACTGATGTGGTTCGAGCGCGGCTACCACACGCTGATGCGTCCAGCCTGTTAA
- a CDS encoding lysozyme inhibitor LprI family protein codes for MKRTLLALAALLASTYALADQCSNASNQTEMNQCSAERYQADDKKLNETYQEALKRASARQQELLKKAQLTWIELRDADCKFLASGAEGGSVQPMLLNQCLSDKTVERESFLASLLQCEDGDQSCPLPPAN; via the coding sequence ATGAAACGCACTTTACTCGCTCTTGCCGCGCTGCTGGCAAGCACTTACGCGCTGGCGGACCAATGCAGCAACGCCAGCAATCAAACGGAAATGAACCAGTGCAGCGCCGAGCGATATCAGGCCGACGACAAAAAACTAAACGAAACGTACCAGGAAGCGCTGAAGCGCGCCTCCGCCAGACAGCAGGAATTGCTTAAAAAAGCGCAGCTAACGTGGATTGAACTGCGCGACGCCGACTGCAAATTTCTGGCCTCCGGCGCAGAAGGCGGCAGCGTTCAGCCGATGCTGCTCAACCAGTGCCTGTCCGACAAAACGGTAGAGCGCGAGTCATTCCTTGCTTCGCTGCTGCAGTGCGAAGATGGCGATCAGAGCTGCCCGCTGCCCCCCGCCAATTAA
- a CDS encoding general stress protein, with the protein MANHRGGAGNFAEDRERASEAGRKGGQHSGGNFKNDPQRASEAGKKGGKNSHGSRDS; encoded by the coding sequence ATGGCAAACCATCGTGGCGGTGCCGGCAACTTTGCCGAAGACCGTGAAAGAGCATCAGAAGCAGGTCGTAAAGGTGGCCAGCATAGCGGGGGGAACTTTAAAAACGATCCTCAACGCGCTTCCGAAGCTGGCAAAAAAGGGGGAAAAAACAGTCACGGCAGCCGCGATAGCTAG
- a CDS encoding malonic semialdehyde reductase, with translation MSEAISPAARAALFTEARTHNGWLDKPVSDEQLREIYALMKMGPTSANCSPARIVFIRTPEGKERLRPTLSSGNLAKTMQAPVTAIVAWDSAFYDRLPELFPHGDARSWFTSSPQLAEETAFRNSSLQAAYLIFACRALGLDTGPMSGFDREKVDAAFFADGAWKSNLLINIGYGDRGKLYDRLPRLSFDDACQLA, from the coding sequence ATGAGCGAAGCCATTAGCCCGGCCGCCCGCGCCGCGCTGTTTACCGAGGCCAGAACCCACAACGGCTGGCTGGATAAACCGGTCTCCGACGAGCAGCTGCGTGAAATCTACGCCTTGATGAAAATGGGGCCGACCTCCGCCAACTGCTCCCCGGCGCGGATCGTTTTTATCCGCACGCCGGAGGGTAAAGAGAGGCTGCGCCCGACCCTGTCGAGCGGCAATTTAGCCAAAACCATGCAGGCGCCGGTCACCGCTATTGTGGCCTGGGACAGCGCTTTCTACGACCGCCTGCCGGAGCTATTTCCGCACGGCGACGCCCGCAGCTGGTTCACCTCCAGCCCACAGCTGGCGGAAGAGACCGCCTTTCGCAACAGCTCATTACAGGCGGCATACCTGATTTTCGCCTGCCGGGCACTGGGTCTTGATACCGGCCCAATGTCGGGCTTCGATCGCGAAAAGGTCGATGCGGCGTTTTTTGCCGACGGCGCCTGGAAAAGTAACCTGCTGATTAATATCGGCTACGGCGATCGCGGCAAGCTGTACGATCGCCTGCCGCGCCTGTCCTTTGATGATGCCTGCCAGCTGGCATAA
- the rutR gene encoding HTH-type transcriptional regulator RutR: MAQGGVKKSGKRSLAVSAKKEAILAAALDAFSQFGIHGTRLEQVAELAGVSKTNLLYYYPSKEALYIAVLQQILAIWLAPLKAFREDISPLVAIGEYIRLKLEVSRDHPQASRLFCLEMLQGAPLLMDELTGDLKALVDEKSAIISGWVASGRLAPVDPQHLIFMIWATTQHYADFATQVEAVTGATLRDEAFFQKTVDNVQRMIIEGIRVR; encoded by the coding sequence ATGGCACAGGGTGGCGTGAAAAAGAGTGGAAAACGTTCGCTGGCGGTGAGCGCAAAAAAAGAGGCTATTCTGGCCGCCGCGCTGGACGCGTTCTCGCAGTTTGGTATCCACGGTACGCGGCTTGAGCAGGTTGCCGAGCTGGCCGGGGTGTCAAAGACCAATCTACTCTATTACTACCCGTCGAAAGAGGCGCTGTATATTGCCGTTCTGCAGCAGATCCTGGCTATCTGGCTGGCGCCGCTGAAGGCATTTCGCGAGGATATTAGCCCTCTGGTGGCCATCGGCGAATATATTCGTCTGAAGCTTGAGGTGTCGCGCGATCATCCGCAGGCGTCGAGGCTGTTCTGCCTGGAGATGCTGCAGGGCGCGCCGCTGCTGATGGACGAGCTGACCGGCGATCTGAAAGCGCTGGTGGATGAGAAGTCGGCGATTATATCCGGCTGGGTCGCGAGCGGCAGGCTGGCTCCGGTTGACCCGCAGCATCTGATCTTTATGATTTGGGCCACCACACAGCATTACGCCGATTTTGCCACTCAGGTTGAGGCGGTAACCGGCGCGACGCTGCGCGATGAGGCGTTCTTTCAGAAGACCGTCGATAATGTCCAGCGGATGATTATCGAAGGAATTCGCGTGCGTTAA
- the rutB gene encoding pyrimidine utilization protein B, which produces MITLPARPESLTFAPLQSALIVVDMQNAYASQGGYLDLAGFDVSATRPVIDNINTAVAAARAAGMLIIWFQNGWDDQYVEAGGPGSPNFHKSNALKTMRQNPELQGKLLAKGGWDYQLVDQLKPQPGDIVLPKPRYSGFFNTALDSILRSRGIRHLVFTGIATNVCVESTLRDGFFLEYFGIVLEDATHQAGPAFAQQAALFNIETFFGWVSDVASFCSALEPAASLSFTEEKRYA; this is translated from the coding sequence ATGATTACCCTGCCCGCTCGCCCGGAATCACTGACCTTTGCGCCGCTGCAAAGCGCGCTGATCGTCGTCGATATGCAGAACGCCTACGCCAGCCAGGGCGGCTATCTCGACCTCGCCGGCTTTGACGTTTCCGCCACCCGACCGGTTATCGACAATATCAATACCGCCGTGGCCGCTGCCCGCGCCGCCGGGATGCTGATTATCTGGTTTCAGAACGGCTGGGATGACCAGTACGTGGAGGCCGGAGGCCCCGGTTCGCCGAATTTTCATAAATCCAACGCGCTGAAAACCATGCGCCAGAACCCGGAGCTGCAGGGCAAGCTGCTGGCGAAAGGCGGCTGGGACTATCAGCTGGTCGATCAGCTTAAGCCGCAGCCCGGCGATATCGTGCTGCCGAAACCGCGCTACAGCGGCTTCTTCAATACCGCTCTCGACAGCATCCTGCGTAGCCGCGGTATTCGCCACCTGGTGTTTACCGGTATCGCCACCAACGTCTGCGTGGAGTCGACCCTGCGCGATGGCTTCTTCCTCGAATATTTCGGCATCGTGCTGGAGGACGCCACCCACCAGGCCGGTCCGGCCTTCGCCCAGCAGGCGGCGCTGTTCAATATCGAAACCTTTTTCGGCTGGGTCAGCGATGTCGCCAGCTTCTGTAGCGCCCTTGAGCCCGCAGCCTCGCTCTCGTTTACCGAGGAGAAACGTTATGCCTAA